The nucleotide sequence GGGCACGGTCCTTACTGCACGCACTCTTATCATATCCAGACATTGCAGGATAATATCAGCCTGTTCACGCCCGAAATACTGGACCAGGTAAACCAGATTGTCGTGGCAGCAGGCCATCAACTGGTTAAAAAAAAGATGAGCCGCTATATGGCCGTGCCGATTCGTTTGTAGTCAAGACCGATGTTCATTTTCCCACAGACATCAGCCTGTTAAACGATGCCTGTCGTAAGGCTATTGAGTTTGCGTCCACCCTGGCTGGCCAGTACCAGTTACCAGCGTGGCGTCAGCGGGAATACCTGAAAAAACAGCATCGAAAGCGCTATCACAAGGTGCGGAATCTGAAACATTCCGTTGCTGCCTGCGAGTTTAAACAGCGGTCACGTCAGCACGATATTGAAACGGCACACCTTGAATACATTAAGTACAGTCTCGACATTATCCGCAAGGCAGAAAGCACAGCTGCCCTGGTAGAAAAAAGCGCCCCCGATGAGTCTGCGCTGGAGAATCTCAAATACTACATTGCCCACAGTCGTCACCAGATTAATCTGATTTATCGTCGGGTGATCGAGCATCAGCAGATTCCTCACAGCGACAAGGTGTTCTCGATTTTTGAACCCCACACAGAATGGATCAGCAAGGGTAAAGCCGGAGTTCCTGTAGAGTTGGGGTTGCGGGTATGCGTACTGCAAGACCAGTTTGGCTTCACGCTGAATCACCATGTGATGCAAAAGCAGACAGACGATCAGGTTGCAGTGCCTATCGCAAAAGGAGCAAAACAACGCTTTCCCATGCTGAGCCAGGTCAGTTATGACAAAGGGTTCTGGAGCCCCGCCAACCTTGAGGAACTTGATGGCTTTCTGGAACGAACCATTCTGCCGAAGAAAGGCAGGCTTTCCGCAGAAGACAAAAAACGAGAGCACCACCTTGAGTTTACCCGGGCAAAAAGAAAGCATTCCGCCGTAGAGTCTGACATTAATGCTCTGGAAGCCAATGGCCTCGATAAATGTCCGGACAAGGGCATTGATGCCTTCAAGCGCTATGTTGCCCTTGCGGTTGTGGGTGGCAACCTGAAGCGCTTGGGCAGGATTTTACAAGAACGGGATTTTTAGCCCTACTGACAGCAGTCTTTTGCCGTCCGAAATTTGATCATGGGTGCATGAGGGTTCTGCACGTTCGTAAAATGGCAGTTTTGGCTATTTTGCAAGCACTTTGATCAAGAAGTGCCCTATAAGCGAGACTCTGATAATGCTTGCGGAGCAGTTCTACTGTTTGATGAATGTCAGTGACTCAATTTTCATAGGTTTTCTGACAGGCACTATTTATCACCAATAAATCCATACTTATCATTGTCAATCTTGCTCAAAATTCTACGATAGCTTTCTTTTAGTTCTTCAATATCCATATCAGTTTCACTTTTTAGATTGTTTTTTGGTATGAACGCATAACGCCTGCTTCAGCCGCGCCGCCGACGGCGGCGTCGGGTGGAGGGGCACAGCCCCGGAACGAACTGGAAGCATTTGTTATGCCCCGTGTAGGGATTAGCGCAGTTCTTGGAAAACTTCTGGGCATTGTTCGGCAATGCGTAATAAAGCTTTCGCAGGCCCTTGCGGTGTTCTTCGACCTTGCTCCCAATCCTGTATGGTTCGGATACTAACACCCATGAAACCAGCAAAAGCTGACTGTGATAATTGCAACTTTTGCCTTATCTCTTTGGTGGGTGAAGGGTCTGAAAGAATCGAGGTTTTCAGTTTACCTTCACCGGATTTAAATGCCTTAATTTCTTCGATGCCATCAAGAATTTCTTGACCGATATCACGTTCACTCATTTTCGATAGCCTCCGCAATTTTTTTGAGAATATGCCCAGGAATGGAGGCTCGTTCAGATTTACTGTACATTGTGAGCATCCATATTTCATGGTCACTCTTTTTCCAGTAATAAATTACTCGAACTCCACCACTTTTTCCTTTGCCTTCTGGTGCCCAACGCACCTTTCTAACGCCACCGCTACCACGGACAATATCACCAGAATCAGGTTTTTCCTGAAGGTGCCATTGCAACATTCTGTATTCATCGTCAGACAAATACTCTGAGAGTAGCTTGGTGAATTTGGTTGTTTCGATGAAAATCATAGATTGAAAATATACGGCAATGCCGTATTTGTCAAATCCTGATTTTCCTCATTTTTCTGTGAGTTGAGATTAGGGGCATAACGCCGTTTTCAGGGGTGCGACCATCGGGAGCATCCCTTGGAAAACATTGTTATACGGCGATAGGTTTCAACTGGAGAATAATGATGGAAATGGGACAGATATTTGAAAATGGTTTGCGTTACTTACTTCTTTTTAATCCAGTCAGGGTTCACGAACTGGATAAAAAGAAGATTGAAATTAATGTATATGACTACGATGGAAGGATTGAGGCAAAAGCATTCCATAAAACAGTGATGGCACTGAAATCGCGTGAACCGTTAAGCGTATTGGTAGCCAAGTCATACGGAACAGATTGGGGAAGGATTATCCAAAAAATCACAACAGAAAACTCAAAAAATTTCGACCCTGAAACCCTGAGTTATCATTATCACGTAGCTGCTTATGATCTTTATCTGACTGGGAAATAGCCGTATAACGCCTGGTTCAGCCGCGTGCCGAAGGCACGTCGGGTGAGCGAAGCGAAGGAACTGCAACCATTTGTTAGCTGTTCCTTCCAAACTGTGAACTTGCGTATTTTTGCCCAATATTATCGACTCTGAACTCAACCAGCGACTCTGAACCAAAATGCTACAAATTTCACAGACCTTGAGCTTATTTGCCCCAGAGACAAACCCTGTTGCCTATTCTGGCGTTGCACGAAGTAAAGAAACTCTGAACCTGCTTGCCGACCACTAACTCAGGAGGTGGTGCGAATGGAATGAGCCAAAAACTCTTGATTCGATGGTCGGCATTGCACGCTGGAAAAAGCAATAAGCCTGATCGCCAGATTGCACAGAACCAAAGAAGTCTTTTGCTGATGAACGCTACCACCTACCAGCAAAGATAAAACTTACAGTACATTCCTTTGCGCCTTTAGGGCTGACATGGATGAAAAATATACGACAGTTCCCAATCGCTAACTTTGTACGCAGAGAATACTGGTTTCAGGTGTTGATTTCGAGGGTTATATGAAATAAAAACAGCCTCTTGCTGTTGAGTAAGGAAAGCCACTGAAGTTTAGGAACAGCTAACGCCTTTATCAACGGTGTGCCGAAGGCACATCCGTTGGATAAAATTGGTACGCCCGGCATGGGCATGAACTTATGGGGTGAAAGTCCCCTGTGGGTAAACCAGCATCGGATCTGGAGCCGAATAAGCCCACCGATGATAACCACTAGCTTAAGGCAAGTGCAATCTCACGAGGGGTTGTGCGGAGGCAGTCTGACTGCAAAAGTGCGAGCCGACGGACAGAAATCGTATACAAGGCCGAGTCTCGTGGGCGAGTGAGCCAAGGATCACAAAGCCCTCTGGTTTGAGAGATACGGTAAATGCGGCGGTTGTGTACTGAAAGTTCATGCTCTTATCCGGGGAGGTCTGTTCAACATGCGATTGGTCAATCCCAGTTCTCAGCCACTGGTTACAACAGGCTCGGCGGACAGGGTTCATCACCCTGTTCGAGCAAACCCGATGACCACCAATAGCGCCTGCAGAAGTAATTCTGTGTGGTGATTGAACAGAAGTCAGCAGACGTCATAGTAGTTGTTCGACAGAAGTCGTTAATCCGATTGGAAGTCGTCAACGAAGGACTGAACACCGACGAAAAGAGGAGACTGATTCCCTCAACACAGTGCAGCCGTCCGGCGACTCACTGGAGTTGGCGAAAGAATCTTTAACCAGCTTTGAACCACGATCTACTGAGTTGCGCACTGGAACCTGCCAATTTGCTGAAAGCATGGAAACAAGTCAGAAGTAACAAAGGGGCTCCCGGAATAGATGGGATCACCATTAAAGCCTATCCTGACTTTGCCCGTCAGCACTGGCCTTCAGCGCGCCAAGCCTTACTCAATGGGACTTACAGACCATCTCCCGTCCTTCGGGCTGTTATAGAAAAGCCCGATGGTGGAGAACGGTTGCTGGGCATCCCGACAGTCATGGATCGAGTGATACAACAGGCCATTGTGCAGGTATTATCACCCATCTTTGATCCTGACTTCTCTCCCAGCAGCTTCGGTTACAGACCGGGAAGGTCTGCACAAGACGCTGTACAACAGGTTAATCGATACATTAAGCAGGGGCTGCATCAGGCGGTTGATGTTGATCTGAGTAAATTCTTTGATACGGTCAGCCATGATGTTCTTATGTCGAGAGTCTCTCGAAAGATTCACGACAAGCGTCTGTTGAAGCTGATTGGCCGCTACCTTCGTGCTGGCGTCATGGTTGATGGGCAATGCTACCCAACCCGGGTAGGTATGCCACAAGGCGGTCCACTTTCACCGCTGCTGTCGAATGTCCTTCTCGATGACCTGGACAAGGAACTGGAGTACCGGGGGCATTGCTTCGCACGCTACTGCGATGACTTTGTGATCCTCGTTGGCAGCCAGCGAGCCGGGGAGCGAGTGATGGAAAGCATCACACGTTACCTTGAGCGCAAGCTGAAACTGAGGATAAACCCGACAAAGAGCAAGGTGGTGAAAGCTACCGAAGCTGAGTTCCTGAGTTTTACCTTCACAGGGAAGCGAATCCGCTGGTCGGAGAAGAGTCTGAACCGCTTCAGGCGAAAAATCCTGAAACTCACCAGCCGAAGCTGGGGAGTATCGATGGAATATCGCTTGAAGAAGCTGGCCGAATATATCCGGGGCTGGATGGGTTATTTCAGGATAACCGAATATTACAGTCCTATACCGCGACTGGATCAATGGATACGTCGGCGGATTCGCTGTTGTTTTATCAAACAATGGCGAAAGCCGAAAACCCGTTACAGAAATTTGATCAGGTTAGGTGTTGATCACATCAAGGCCGCCTCGATTGCAGCCAGTAGCAAAGGGTATTACCGGCTAAGCAAAACCTATGCGGCACAGTTAGCATTAAACGACAGTTTTCTCAGTAAACTCGGGCTTGTTTCCCTGAAAGACTTGTGGATCAGGTTTCACCACCCTCGGTGAATCGCCCGGTGCGGACCCGCACGCCGGTGTGATGTGGGGGCTGGAGGTTAGAGACCTCCGGCTACCCGATTTATGCGACGACCGACATAAGGAATGAATTTATGGGCGACATGGCAGAAGATTTCAAGCTCCTAAAGAAACTTAACAAAGAGCGCAAACAACGAAACCTTGAGAATGCCAGCAAAGAAGGTTGGCATTTGCACACTGAGTATCACTGGTCAAGAACACTGAATGGAAAACGCCTGGACTACTGGCCTTCCAGAAATAAATTTATGTATGAAGGCAAAGTAATGGTCGGTGACGTGGAAGGGTTTATCAGAAACCGAGAAGGCGCATAACGCCTGGTTCAGCCGCGTGCCGAAGGCACGTCGGGTGAGCGAAGCGAACGAACTACAACCATTTGTTATGCGGATTTGCTTTACTCGGATTCTGTTGCTGGGCAAGAACTTTGCCACCGTTGCGAAACCTGTTGAGATTTTCTCGGAACCTGCCAACAGCACTGAAACAGAAAATTCATTACTGGCGTTGCACGAACACAGATCTTGCTTGCCAGCCGGGCACAGACTAACGCCAACAAGGCGCACAGAAACCATGTGCTGCCATGCCAAGCGGTAAGCACTCGGAAGCTGCGGCCAGCTTGTTTGAGCTTTGCCAAACATTCTGAACTCCGGGCTGGCGTGCCTCCCTGCCGCTACCGGGCACGAAACCATCTTGGCAGCGGGGAAGAGAACTGAACTTT is from Endozoicomonas gorgoniicola and encodes:
- a CDS encoding ISNCY family transposase (programmed frameshift): MRQTINPQMQLGEVDISAITFNPKSRDDIPRLLRGLQHIWVTPDLREQVFQVLESMIPASSNNGRPGMDLWNILVFGTLRLVTNCDYDRLQELANEHGTLRKMLGHGPYCTHSYHIQTLQDNISLFTPEILDQVNQIVVAAGHQLVKKKDEPLYGRADSFVVKTDVHFPTDISLLNDACRKAIEFASTLAGQYQLPAWRQREYLKKQHRKRYHKVRNLKHSVAACEFKQRSRQHDIETAHLEYIKYSLDIIRKAESTAALVEKSAPDESALENLKYYIAHSRHQINLIYRRVIEHQQIPHSDKVFSIFEPHTEWISKGKAGVPVELGLRVCVLQDQFGFTLNHHVMQKQTDDQVAVPIAKGAKQRFPMLSQVSYDKGFWSPANLEELDGFLERTILPKKGRLSAEDKKREHHLEFTRAKRKHSAVESDINALEANGLDKCPDKGIDAFKRYVALAVVGGNLKRLGRILQERDF
- a CDS encoding helix-turn-helix domain-containing protein, with translation MSERDIGQEILDGIEEIKAFKSGEGKLKTSILSDPSPTKEIRQKLQLSQSAFAGFMGVSIRTIQDWEQGRRTPQGPAKALLRIAEQCPEVFQELR
- the ltrA gene encoding group II intron reverse transcriptase/maturase; translation: MNHDLLSCALEPANLLKAWKQVRSNKGAPGIDGITIKAYPDFARQHWPSARQALLNGTYRPSPVLRAVIEKPDGGERLLGIPTVMDRVIQQAIVQVLSPIFDPDFSPSSFGYRPGRSAQDAVQQVNRYIKQGLHQAVDVDLSKFFDTVSHDVLMSRVSRKIHDKRLLKLIGRYLRAGVMVDGQCYPTRVGMPQGGPLSPLLSNVLLDDLDKELEYRGHCFARYCDDFVILVGSQRAGERVMESITRYLERKLKLRINPTKSKVVKATEAEFLSFTFTGKRIRWSEKSLNRFRRKILKLTSRSWGVSMEYRLKKLAEYIRGWMGYFRITEYYSPIPRLDQWIRRRIRCCFIKQWRKPKTRYRNLIRLGVDHIKAASIAASSKGYYRLSKTYAAQLALNDSFLSKLGLVSLKDLWIRFHHPR
- a CDS encoding type II toxin-antitoxin system RelE/ParE family toxin; amino-acid sequence: MIFIETTKFTKLLSEYLSDDEYRMLQWHLQEKPDSGDIVRGSGGVRKVRWAPEGKGKSGGVRVIYYWKKSDHEIWMLTMYSKSERASIPGHILKKIAEAIENE